Proteins encoded within one genomic window of Humulus lupulus chromosome 1, drHumLupu1.1, whole genome shotgun sequence:
- the LOC133809793 gene encoding DNA polymerase alpha catalytic subunit: MADGEPVEAGRRRGRGSEAMARAGALERLKALRSGGRKSETGGYQVKMENPIYDMVDDDEYDALVAKRKEEVRGFIIDDDGLGYGDEGEEEDWSRAGLLSSDESGGESERPKRKKVEKKEPRPKKPSSSSASLSAAAAMMGKQRLSSMFTSSVFKKNSDDKGKLVSSDSIVDDVIAEFAPDDTDRERRRRVHVTPLNSSKSFISANLNDKSEKVSNVGIDLLARPEFSRADRNGDSELGSDVGNDSVLNSGEDREEVKDKGSITELERGKTLDEEPGRAPYIQSSDSAEMGGGIDEKTLNVVEAKAEPAAKEVFTLNAKTKEEKDPALSATAGWKAVRNGEIGNSGGAVEVNGSNSEENLDFDLDSDGSIPFYIIDAHEEFYGANMGTLYLFGKVKAGTAYHSCCVVVKNMQRCVYAIPNQSSFNADELTKLEKDAEESKISPADFRKTLQGVASGLKNDVAKHLLDLNVSNFSMAPVKRKYAFERSDIPVGENYVLKINYPFKDPPLPSDLKGETFCALLGTHNSALELFLVKRKIKGPSWLSIAKFSACPAPQRVSWCKFEVIVDSPKDIGVSTSSKITGEIPPVVVAAINLKTIINEKQNVNEIVSASVICCNRAKIDSPMLASEWKKPGMLSHFTVVRKLDGGIFPMGFTKEAAERNSKAGSNVLCFESSERALLNRLMIELHKLDSDILVGHNISGFDLDILLHRAQVCKVPSTMWSKIGRLKRSVMPKLSKGNTIFGSGASPGIMSCIAGRLLCDTYLSSRDLLKEVSYSLTELTKTQLNKDRKEISPQDIPRMFQTMDSLMELIEYGETDAWLSMELMFHLSVLPLTRQLTNISGNLWGKSMQGARAQRVEYLLLHAFHAKKYIVPDKISFNAKVTKQVKRRINDGVENKNVDELDADDASLDNNANKGKGKKGPSYAGGLVLEPKRGLYDKYILLLDFNSLYPSIIQEYNICFTTVERSSDGILSRLPSSRTPGVLPELLKNLVERRRMVKSWMKTASGIKFQQFDIQQQALKLTANSMYGCLGFSNSRFYAKPLAELITLQGREILQSTVDLVQNNLNLEVIYGDTDSIMIYSGLDDIAKAKPIAGKVIQEVNKKYRCLEIDLDGLYKRMLLLKKKKYAAVKVLFKDGKPYEVIERKGLDMVRRDWSLLSKELGDFCLSQILSGGSCEDVVEAIHNSLMKVQEDMRKGQVALEKYIITKTLTKPPEAYPDAKNQPHVLVAQRLKQSGYSSGCSVGDTIPYIICCEQGTSSISSTGIAQRARHPDELKREDGKWMIDIDYYLSQQIHPVVSRLCASIQGTSPERLADCLGLDSSKFKSSSRDNVNSDPSSSLLFAIDDEERYRGCEPLSMSCPSCSGSFECPAIFNSICKSVKENLTRPQEEESTSNFWQRLCCPKCPGEGDAGKLSPAMIANQVKRQAEGFMSLYYKGLMTCDDETCKYTTRSLNLRLLGDSERGTVCPNYPSCNGKLTRKYTEADLYKQLSYFCHVLDTVRCIEKMDPTTRLAVEKELAKIRPVVNLAASIVQSIRDRCAYGWIQLQSLTVSV, from the exons ATGGCGGACGGGGAACCAGTCGAAGCCGGGAGGCGGCGGGGGAGAGGATCCGAGGCCATGGCTCGTGCCGGAGCCCTAGAACGCCTCAAAGCTCTACGAAGCGGCGGCCGCAAATCCGAAACTGGAGGTTACCAGGTCAAGATGGAGAATCCAATCTACGACATGGTCGATGACGACGAGTATGACGCCCTGGTAGCCAAGAGGAAAGAAGAAGTCCGGGGCTTCATCATCGACGACGATGGTCTTGGCTACGGCGATGAGGGGGAGGAAGAAGACTGGTCCCGAGCTGGTCTTCTTTCGTCGGATGAGTCCGGAGGTGAATCGGAGAGACCGAAGAGGAAGAAAGTTGAGAAGAAGGAGCCTCGGCCGAAAAAGCCTTCTTCCTCTTCTGCTTCTCTTTCTGCCGCAGCGGCCATGATGGGTAAGCAGAGGCTTTCGTCTATGTTCACTTCTTCGGTGTTTAAGAAGAATAGTGACGATAAGGGTAAATTAGTGTCTTCTGATAGCATTGTGGATGATGTTATTGCTGAGTTCGCGCCGGATGACACTGATAGAGAGAGGCGTAGAAGGGTACATGTTACTCCATTGAATAGTTCGAAGAGTTTTATTTCGGCTAACTTGAATGATAAGAGCGAGAAAGTATCTAATGTAGGTATTGATCTATTGGCTCGTCCTGAATTTTCCCGTGCTGATAGAAATGGTGATTCAGAACTGGGCAGTGATGTTGGGAATGATTCTGTATTAAATTCTGGTGAAGATCGCGAAGAAGTAAAAGATAAAGGCTCAATTACGGAGTTAGAAAGAGGGAAAACTTTAGATGAAGAACCGGGTCGGGCTCCATACATTCAATCTTCTGACTCCGCAGAAATGGGAGGCGGGATTGATGAGAAAACATTGAATGTTGTTGAAGCAAAGGCAGAACCCGCAGCCAAGGAGGTGTTTACCTTAAATGCGAAGACTAAAGAAGAAAAGGACCCGGCTTTGAGTGCTACTGCAGGATGGAAGGCAGTCAGGAACGGAGAAATTGGGAATAGTGGTGGAGCTGTAGAGGTCAATGGTTCAAATAGTGAAGAGAACTTAGATTTTGATTTGGATTCAGATGGTTCTATTCCTTTCTACATAATTGATGCTCACGAAGAATTCTATGGTGCTAATATGGGAACACTCTATCTATTTGGGAAG GTCAAAGCGGGAACTGCATATCACAGTTGCTGTGTGGTGGTCAAGAACATGCAGAGATGCGTCTATGCTATTCCAAACCAGTCTTCTTTTAACGCTGATGAATTGACTAAGCTTGAAAAGGATGCTGAAGAGTCTAAGATTTCACCAGCTGATTTTCGTAAAACGCTCCAA GGTGTGGCTTCAGGATTAAAGAACGATGTGGCAAAACATTTGTTAGATCTAAATGTATCTAATTTTAGTATGGCACCGGTGAAG AGGAAATATGCATTTGAGCGGTCTGACATACCAGTAGGGGAAAACTATGTACTCAAGATAAACTATCCATTTAAG GACCCGCCCCTTCCATCAGATTTGAAAGGGGAAACTTTCTGTGCTTTGCTCGGAACACATAATAG CGCTTTGGAGCTTTTTCttgttaaaagaaaaataaaagggccATCTTGGCTGTCAATTGCAAAATTTTCTGCATGCCCAGCTCCACAACGG GTCAGCTGGTGCAAATTTGAGGTTATTGTTGATTCTCCAAAAGACATAGGGGTTTCAACTTCATCAAAGATAACTGGAGAGATTCCTCCAGTTGTTGTGGCAGCCATAAATTTGAAAACCATTATCAATGAGAAGCAAAATGTCAATGAAATTGTCTCTGCATCTGTTATCTGCTGCAACAGGGCTAAG ATTGACAGTCCAATGTTGGCCTCAGAATGGAAGAAACCTGGTATGCTAAGTCATTTTACTGTTGTCCGTAAGCTTGATGGAGGAATATTTCCCATGGGATTCACTAAAGAGGCTGCGGAACGAAACTCAAAGGCTGGATCAAATGTATTATGCTTTGAAAGCAG TGAAAGGGCTTTGTTAAACCGTTTGATGATTGAGTTACACAAATTAGACAGTGACATTCTTGTTGGACATAATATATCTGGGTTTGATCTGGATATTCTTCTCCATAGAGCTCAG GTTTGCAAAGTGCCAAGCACTATGTGGTCAAAAATAGGTCGCCTCAAGCGATCTGTGATGCCTAAACTTTCAAAAGGGAATACCATTTTTGGATCTGGAGCAAGTCCAGGGATCATGTCTTGCATTGCTGGTCGGTTGTTGTGTGATACATATTTGTCTTCCCGTGACCTATTAAAAGAG GTTAGCTATTCTTTGACAGAACTTACCAAGACCCAGTTGAACAAAGACAGGAAGGAAATCTCTCCACAAGATATTCCACGCATGTTCCAAACAATGGACTCCCTCATGGAACTT ATTGAATATGGCGAGACAGATGCCTGGTTGTCCATGGAACTCATGTTTCATCTTAGTGTTCTTCCCCTCACACGTCAACTGACTAATATAAGTGGTAATTTGTGGGGGAAATCCATGCAA GGTGCAAGAGCCCAAAGAGTAGAATATCTTTTGTTGCATGCATTCCATGCAAAGAAGTATATTGTCCCCGACAAGATTTCTTTTAATGCAAAGGTAACAAAACAAGTAAAACGGAGAATAAACGATGGTGTTGAGAACAAAAATGTTGATGAGTTGGATGCGGATGATGCAAGTTTGGACAACAATGCCAATAAAGGAAAAGGGAAAAAGGGACCTTCCTATGCGGGTGGATTGGTTTTGGAGCCAAAAAGGGGTCTATATGACAAATATATTTTACTTCTAGACTTTAATAGTCTTTACCCTTCTATTATTCAG GAATACAATATATGTTTTACAACCGTAGAAAGATCTTCAGACGGGATACTTTCTCGTTTACCATCTAGTAGAACCCCAGGGGTACTACCTGAG CTGCTGAAGAATCTTGTTGAAAGAAGGAGAATGGTCAAGTCGTGGATGAAGACAGCATCTGGAATTAAGTTTCAACAATTTGACATTCAACAGCAAGCATTGAAGCTCACAGCAAATAG TATGTATGGATGTCTGGGGTTTTCAAACTCTAGGTTTTATGCAAAGCCATTGGCAGAGCTCATTACTCTCCAG GGAAGGGAGATTCTACAGAGTACTGTTGATCTTGTTCAGAACAATTTGAACTTAGAG GTAATTTATGGCGATACAGATTCTATTATGATTTATAGTGGACTGGACGATATAGCCAAAGCAAAACCTATTGCAGGAAAAGTTATCCAAGAG GTTAACAAGAAGTATCGATGTCTAGAAATTGACCTTGATGGTTTGTACAAGAGGATGCTACTTCTCAAGAAGAAGAAGTATGCAGCTGTAAAAGTGCTGTTTAAGGATGGGAAGCCGTATGAG GTTATTGAACGTAAAGGCCTTGATATGGTTCGCCGAGACTGGAGCTTGCTCTCAAAGGAACTTGGAGATTTTTGCTTAAGTCAAATTTTATCAGGAGG ATCTTGTGAGGACGTCGTTGAAGCAATTCATAACTCTCTGATGAAG GTTCAGGAGGATATGAGGAAAGGTCAAGTAGCCCTTGAGAAATATATCATCACAAAGACATTGACTAAACCACCTGAGGCCTATCCTGATGCTAAAAACCAACCACATGTTCTG GTGGCACAAAGACTGAAGCAAAGTGGATACTCAAGTGGTTGCTCTGTTGGCGATACAATTCCTTATATTATTTGCTGTGAGCAG GGGACTAGTTCAATTAGCTCAACTGGAATCGCTCAGCGTGCTAGACACCCTGACGAATTAAAAAGAGAAGATGGGAAATGGATGATTGATATTGATTACTACTTGTCTCAGCAG ATCCATCCTGTGGTGTCACGTTTGTGTGCTTCAATTCAGGGTACTAGCCCAGAACGCTTGGCTGATTGTTTGGGACTTGACTCGTCTAAG TTCAAAAGTAGCTCAAGAGACAATGTTAACAGTGATCCATCCAGTTCACTCTTGTTCGCCATTGACGATGAGGAGAG ATATCGAGGTTGTGAGCCGCTGAGCATGTCATGTCCCAGCTGCTCTGGGTCTTTCGAGTGTCCAGCCATCTTTAATTCAATTTGTAAGTCAGTGAAGGAAAATCTAACAAGGCCACAAGAAGAGGAGTCTACCAGCAACTTTTGGCAGAGATTGTGCTGCCCCAAATGCCCAGGAGAAGGCGATGCAGGAAAGCTGTCTCCGGCAATGATAGCCAACCAG GTCAAAAGACAAGCAGAAGGGTTCATGTCATTGTATTACAAGGGCCTAATGACG TGCGATGATGAAACTTGCAAATACACTACACGAAGCCTAAACCTTCGACTTCTTGGTGATTCCGAGAGAGGCACAGTTTGTCCAAACTATCCTAGCTGTAACGGGAAACTCACAAGAAAG TACACAGAAGCAGATCTGTACAAGCAGCTCTCATATTTCTGTCATGTGTTGGATACTGTACGCTGCATAGAAAAG ATGGACCCTACAACTAGATTGGCAGTGGAGAAAGAATTGGCAAAAATCCGTCCAGTGGTCAATTTGGCTGCATCAATAGTTCAAAGCATTCGGGACCGCTGTGCCTACGGGTGGATTCAGCTGCAAAGTCTAACCGTATCAGTTTGA